One genomic segment of Sminthopsis crassicaudata isolate SCR6 chromosome 2, ASM4859323v1, whole genome shotgun sequence includes these proteins:
- the LOC141557116 gene encoding rab11 family-interacting protein 2-like isoform X3, translating to MEQDEERAPHEGAVKETEWCPTHMQLTVLRAQNLQAKGRSGLSNAFVIIRLQKQKYMTSVVRHNLSPEWKEDCILQLPSKLDFGEDPNLILTVKHHSQWFADQFLGQIAISLKQLFQDKTKRNNEWFILQSKSRKTNKYLGRLQLSIQFMEISGQDREPVFPKNSGSWSSFGKLHSRLMNKRSKIYKANSFPMSSIGDYSYVNESEKASIIAPSSSGHTFSARGCRNGAMT from the exons ATGGAACAGGACGAGGAGCGCGCGCCCCACGAGGG GGCAGTTAAGGAGACAGAATGGTGCCCGACTCACATGCAGCTGACAGTCCTCCGGGCTCAGAATCTACAGGCCAAAGGACGCTCTGGACTTAGCAACGCCTTTGTGATCATTCGGCTCCAGAAACAGAAGTACATGACCTCGGTGGTGCGGCACAACCTGAGTCCCGAGTGGAAAGAGGACTGCATCCTTCAGCTGCCCAGTAAACTGGATTTTGGGGAGGATCCTAACCTCATCTTAACAGTCAAGCACCATTCCCAGTGGTTTGCAGACCAGTTCCTGGGCCAGATAGCCATTTCTCTGAAGCAGCTTTTCCAAGACAAAACCAAGAGGAACAATGA GTGGTTCATCTTGCAGTCCAAAAGCAGGAAGACCAACAAGTACCTTGGGCGTCTACAACTCAGTATTCAGTTCATGGAGATTTCAGGCCAGGACAGGGAACCAGTTTTTCCAAAAAACAGTGGGTCATGGTCATCCTTTGGCAAACTCCACAGCAGATTAATGAACAAGAGAAGCAAGATTTATAAAGCAAATTCCTTTCCTATG TCCAGTATTGGTGACTATAGCTATGTTAATGAATCAGAGAAGGCATCAATTATTGCTCCCAGTTCTTCAGGACATACATTTTCAGCTAGAG GTTGTAGAAATGGTGCAATGACATGA
- the B4GALT7 gene encoding beta-1,4-galactosyltransferase 7 isoform X2, translating into MRMKNPRLLQAWSLLPRKYSVFQLFFACLFLAFLSLLWLQLSCSGDMSQAGQGQELVSPLKSCPFEPPVSVEEEPSWGPHRLAVLVPFRERFEELLVFVPHMHHFLNKKKIRHHIFVLNQVDHFRFNRASLINVGFLESGNSTDYIAMHDVDLLPLNEELDYSFPEAGPFHVASPELHPLYHYKTYVGGILLLTKQHYQLCNGMSNRFWGWGREDDEFYRRIKGAGLQLFRPSGIKTGYKTFRHLHDPAWRKRDQKRIAAQKQEQFKLDREGGLNSVRYHLDSRTLLSVAGAPCTILNIALDCDAADTPWCAFD; encoded by the exons ATGAGGATGAAGAACCCTAGGCTGCTCCAGGCTTG GTCTCTCCTGCCTCGGAAGTACAGTGTGTTCCAGCTATTCTTTGCATGCCTGTTCCTGGCCTTCCTCTCCTTGCTCTGGTTGCAGCTCAGTTGCTCAGGTGACATGAGTCAGGCAGGACAAGGGCAGGAGCTTGTCAGCCCTCTCAAGTCCTGCCCCTTTGAGCCTCCAGTCTCAGTGGAGGAGGAGCCCTCCTGGGGACCCCACCGCCTTGCAGTATTGGTGCCATTCCGTGAACGCTTTGAGGAGCTCCTGGTCTTTGTGCCCCACATGCACCACTTCCTGAATAAGAAGAAGATCAGACACCACATCTTTGTGCTCAACCAAGTGGATCATTTCAG GTTTAACAGAGCATCGCTGATCAATGTGGGCTTCCTGGAGAGTGGTAACAGCACTGACTACATAGCCATGCATGACGTGGACCTGCTGCCCCTCAATGAGGAGTTGGACTACAGCTTTCCTGAGGCAGGGCCCTTCCATGTGGCCTCCCCAGAGCTGCATCCCCTGTATCACTACAAGACCTACGTGGGTGGCATTCTGCTTCTCACCAAGCAGCACTACCAGTTG TGCAACGGGATGTCCAATCGCTTCTGGGGCTGGGGCCGGGAAGATGATGAGTTTTATCGTCGCATTAAAGGAGCAGGTCTCCAG CTGTTTCGTCCCTCAGGAATCAAAACTGGGTATAAAACATTCCGCCACCTACATGATCCTGCCTGGCGAAAGAGAGACCAGAAACGCATTGCAGCTCAGAAGCAG gAACAGTTCAAGCTGGACCGGGAAGGGGGGCTGAACAGTGTGCGCTACCATCTTGATTCTCGTACTCTGTTGTCAGTAGCTGGAGCACCCTGCACAATTCTTAACATTGCTCTGGACTGTGATGCAGCTGACACACCCTGGTGTGCATTCGACTGA
- the LOC141557119 gene encoding homeobox protein EMX1-like isoform X2, which translates to MFPSSRRGFSVEALVGTSAEPLLRPAPAKPDASPAWGTARLLLLLPPAVRERGAHGRLGPPPPRDLCSCRPGLLRSRLWSPSFPEVHSPESLLLCGPFTRKPKRIRTAFSPSQLLRLERTFEKNHYVVGAERKQLANSLCLTETQVKVWFQNRRTKHKRQKMEECPTAEEKRNGSLMSQWQVAARQGTDEDVDVTSKD; encoded by the exons ATGTTCCCCTCCTCCCGGAGAGGCTTCTCCGTCGAGGCGCTTGTGGGAACCTCCGCCGAGCCGTTGCTGCGCCCCGCGCCAGCCAAGCCCGACGCTTCCCCAGCCTGGGGGACTGCCCGCCTGCTGCTCCTGCTGCCTCCGGCCGTCCGGGAGCGCGGAGCCCACGGTCGCCTGGGTCCGCCCCCGCCCCGGGACCTGTGCAGCTGCCGCCCCGGGCTTCTCCGAAGCCGCTTGTGGAGCCCGAGCTTTCCGG AAGTCCATTCTCCCGAGAGCCTGCTTCTTTGTGGGCCCTTTACTCGAAAGCCCAAAAGGATCCGGACAGCTTTCTCCCCATCCCAGCTCCTGCGGCTGGAAAGAACCTTTGAGAAAAACCACTATGTAGTGGGAGCAGAGAGGAAGCAGCTTGCAAACAGCTTGTGTCTAACGGAAACTCAG GTCAAAGTATGGTTCCAAAATCGTCGAACAAAACACAAAAGGCAGAAGATGGAGGAATGCCCAACAGCAGAAGAGAAGAGGAATGGATCGCTCATGAGTCAGTGGCAGGTGGCTGCTAGGCAGGGCACTGATGAGGACGTTGATGTGACATCCAAGGATTAG
- the B4GALT7 gene encoding beta-1,4-galactosyltransferase 7 isoform X1 encodes MFPSRRKVAQLPWGDSRSLLPRKYSVFQLFFACLFLAFLSLLWLQLSCSGDMSQAGQGQELVSPLKSCPFEPPVSVEEEPSWGPHRLAVLVPFRERFEELLVFVPHMHHFLNKKKIRHHIFVLNQVDHFRFNRASLINVGFLESGNSTDYIAMHDVDLLPLNEELDYSFPEAGPFHVASPELHPLYHYKTYVGGILLLTKQHYQLCNGMSNRFWGWGREDDEFYRRIKGAGLQLFRPSGIKTGYKTFRHLHDPAWRKRDQKRIAAQKQEQFKLDREGGLNSVRYHLDSRTLLSVAGAPCTILNIALDCDAADTPWCAFD; translated from the exons GTCTCTCCTGCCTCGGAAGTACAGTGTGTTCCAGCTATTCTTTGCATGCCTGTTCCTGGCCTTCCTCTCCTTGCTCTGGTTGCAGCTCAGTTGCTCAGGTGACATGAGTCAGGCAGGACAAGGGCAGGAGCTTGTCAGCCCTCTCAAGTCCTGCCCCTTTGAGCCTCCAGTCTCAGTGGAGGAGGAGCCCTCCTGGGGACCCCACCGCCTTGCAGTATTGGTGCCATTCCGTGAACGCTTTGAGGAGCTCCTGGTCTTTGTGCCCCACATGCACCACTTCCTGAATAAGAAGAAGATCAGACACCACATCTTTGTGCTCAACCAAGTGGATCATTTCAG GTTTAACAGAGCATCGCTGATCAATGTGGGCTTCCTGGAGAGTGGTAACAGCACTGACTACATAGCCATGCATGACGTGGACCTGCTGCCCCTCAATGAGGAGTTGGACTACAGCTTTCCTGAGGCAGGGCCCTTCCATGTGGCCTCCCCAGAGCTGCATCCCCTGTATCACTACAAGACCTACGTGGGTGGCATTCTGCTTCTCACCAAGCAGCACTACCAGTTG TGCAACGGGATGTCCAATCGCTTCTGGGGCTGGGGCCGGGAAGATGATGAGTTTTATCGTCGCATTAAAGGAGCAGGTCTCCAG CTGTTTCGTCCCTCAGGAATCAAAACTGGGTATAAAACATTCCGCCACCTACATGATCCTGCCTGGCGAAAGAGAGACCAGAAACGCATTGCAGCTCAGAAGCAG gAACAGTTCAAGCTGGACCGGGAAGGGGGGCTGAACAGTGTGCGCTACCATCTTGATTCTCGTACTCTGTTGTCAGTAGCTGGAGCACCCTGCACAATTCTTAACATTGCTCTGGACTGTGATGCAGCTGACACACCCTGGTGTGCATTCGACTGA
- the LOC141557116 gene encoding rab11 family-interacting protein 2-like isoform X1: MEQDEERAPHEGAVKETEWCPTHMQLTVLRAQNLQAKGRSGLSNAFVIIRLQKQKYMTSVVRHNLSPEWKEDCILQLPSKLDFGEDPNLILTVKHHSQWFADQFLGQIAISLKQLFQDKTKRNNEWFILQSKSRKTNKYLGRLQLSIQFMEISGQDREPVFPKNSGSWSSFGKLHSRLMNKRSKIYKANSFPMSSIGDYSYVNESEKASIIAPSSSGHTFSARASPVMLALETDVNTQDTTQGLGFRLHSCQEIFQDLNQCTDGISSIPKHSSSYPTMSPSLLRLPHQEPPDLASKALTPFSKKKSSLPKERDCEDFWEIFSENLDCTSQNSLHTSKTYCSSSPSFSPEQEVPKEPVSKKQQNSSKGFHNCYGSCLSCLGLSP; encoded by the exons ATGGAACAGGACGAGGAGCGCGCGCCCCACGAGGG GGCAGTTAAGGAGACAGAATGGTGCCCGACTCACATGCAGCTGACAGTCCTCCGGGCTCAGAATCTACAGGCCAAAGGACGCTCTGGACTTAGCAACGCCTTTGTGATCATTCGGCTCCAGAAACAGAAGTACATGACCTCGGTGGTGCGGCACAACCTGAGTCCCGAGTGGAAAGAGGACTGCATCCTTCAGCTGCCCAGTAAACTGGATTTTGGGGAGGATCCTAACCTCATCTTAACAGTCAAGCACCATTCCCAGTGGTTTGCAGACCAGTTCCTGGGCCAGATAGCCATTTCTCTGAAGCAGCTTTTCCAAGACAAAACCAAGAGGAACAATGA GTGGTTCATCTTGCAGTCCAAAAGCAGGAAGACCAACAAGTACCTTGGGCGTCTACAACTCAGTATTCAGTTCATGGAGATTTCAGGCCAGGACAGGGAACCAGTTTTTCCAAAAAACAGTGGGTCATGGTCATCCTTTGGCAAACTCCACAGCAGATTAATGAACAAGAGAAGCAAGATTTATAAAGCAAATTCCTTTCCTATG TCCAGTATTGGTGACTATAGCTATGTTAATGAATCAGAGAAGGCATCAATTATTGCTCCCAGTTCTTCAGGACATACATTTTCAGCTAGAG CATCACCTGTTATGCTGGCCCTGGAAACAGATGTCAACACACAAGACACTACTCAAGGCTTGGGGTTCAGACTTCATTCCTGCCAAGAGATATTCCAGGATTTAAATCAATGTACAGATGGTATTAGTTCGATACCAAAGCATTCAAGTAGCTATCCAACCATGTCACCTTCCTTACTCCGGCTGCCACACCAAGAGCCTCCGGACCTGGCCAGCAAAGCACTTACTCCATTCagcaaaaagaaatcaagccTCCCGAAGGAAAGGGACTGTGAAGATTTTTGGGAGATCTTTTCAGAGAACTTAGACTGTACATCCCAGAATAGTCTACATACTAGCAAGACATACTGTtcatcttctccttccttctccccagagCAGGAGGTTCCTAAAGAACCTGTTTCAAAGAAGCAGCAGAATTCATCAAAGGGTTTCCATAATTGCTATGGTTCATGTCTTAGCTGTTTAGGTTTATCCCCCTGA
- the LOC141557119 gene encoding homeobox protein EMX1-like isoform X1 codes for MFPSSRRGFSVEALVGTSAEPLLRPAPAKPDASPAWGTARLLLLLPPAVRERGAHGRLGPPPPRDLCSCRPGLLRSRLWSPSFPGEVHSPESLLLCGPFTRKPKRIRTAFSPSQLLRLERTFEKNHYVVGAERKQLANSLCLTETQVKVWFQNRRTKHKRQKMEECPTAEEKRNGSLMSQWQVAARQGTDEDVDVTSKD; via the exons ATGTTCCCCTCCTCCCGGAGAGGCTTCTCCGTCGAGGCGCTTGTGGGAACCTCCGCCGAGCCGTTGCTGCGCCCCGCGCCAGCCAAGCCCGACGCTTCCCCAGCCTGGGGGACTGCCCGCCTGCTGCTCCTGCTGCCTCCGGCCGTCCGGGAGCGCGGAGCCCACGGTCGCCTGGGTCCGCCCCCGCCCCGGGACCTGTGCAGCTGCCGCCCCGGGCTTCTCCGAAGCCGCTTGTGGAGCCCGAGCTTTCCGG GAGAAGTCCATTCTCCCGAGAGCCTGCTTCTTTGTGGGCCCTTTACTCGAAAGCCCAAAAGGATCCGGACAGCTTTCTCCCCATCCCAGCTCCTGCGGCTGGAAAGAACCTTTGAGAAAAACCACTATGTAGTGGGAGCAGAGAGGAAGCAGCTTGCAAACAGCTTGTGTCTAACGGAAACTCAG GTCAAAGTATGGTTCCAAAATCGTCGAACAAAACACAAAAGGCAGAAGATGGAGGAATGCCCAACAGCAGAAGAGAAGAGGAATGGATCGCTCATGAGTCAGTGGCAGGTGGCTGCTAGGCAGGGCACTGATGAGGACGTTGATGTGACATCCAAGGATTAG
- the LOC141557116 gene encoding rab11 family-interacting protein 2-like isoform X2 yields the protein MQLTVLRAQNLQAKGRSGLSNAFVIIRLQKQKYMTSVVRHNLSPEWKEDCILQLPSKLDFGEDPNLILTVKHHSQWFADQFLGQIAISLKQLFQDKTKRNNEWFILQSKSRKTNKYLGRLQLSIQFMEISGQDREPVFPKNSGSWSSFGKLHSRLMNKRSKIYKANSFPMSSIGDYSYVNESEKASIIAPSSSGHTFSARASPVMLALETDVNTQDTTQGLGFRLHSCQEIFQDLNQCTDGISSIPKHSSSYPTMSPSLLRLPHQEPPDLASKALTPFSKKKSSLPKERDCEDFWEIFSENLDCTSQNSLHTSKTYCSSSPSFSPEQEVPKEPVSKKQQNSSKGFHNCYGSCLSCLGLSP from the exons ATGCAGCTGACAGTCCTCCGGGCTCAGAATCTACAGGCCAAAGGACGCTCTGGACTTAGCAACGCCTTTGTGATCATTCGGCTCCAGAAACAGAAGTACATGACCTCGGTGGTGCGGCACAACCTGAGTCCCGAGTGGAAAGAGGACTGCATCCTTCAGCTGCCCAGTAAACTGGATTTTGGGGAGGATCCTAACCTCATCTTAACAGTCAAGCACCATTCCCAGTGGTTTGCAGACCAGTTCCTGGGCCAGATAGCCATTTCTCTGAAGCAGCTTTTCCAAGACAAAACCAAGAGGAACAATGA GTGGTTCATCTTGCAGTCCAAAAGCAGGAAGACCAACAAGTACCTTGGGCGTCTACAACTCAGTATTCAGTTCATGGAGATTTCAGGCCAGGACAGGGAACCAGTTTTTCCAAAAAACAGTGGGTCATGGTCATCCTTTGGCAAACTCCACAGCAGATTAATGAACAAGAGAAGCAAGATTTATAAAGCAAATTCCTTTCCTATG TCCAGTATTGGTGACTATAGCTATGTTAATGAATCAGAGAAGGCATCAATTATTGCTCCCAGTTCTTCAGGACATACATTTTCAGCTAGAG CATCACCTGTTATGCTGGCCCTGGAAACAGATGTCAACACACAAGACACTACTCAAGGCTTGGGGTTCAGACTTCATTCCTGCCAAGAGATATTCCAGGATTTAAATCAATGTACAGATGGTATTAGTTCGATACCAAAGCATTCAAGTAGCTATCCAACCATGTCACCTTCCTTACTCCGGCTGCCACACCAAGAGCCTCCGGACCTGGCCAGCAAAGCACTTACTCCATTCagcaaaaagaaatcaagccTCCCGAAGGAAAGGGACTGTGAAGATTTTTGGGAGATCTTTTCAGAGAACTTAGACTGTACATCCCAGAATAGTCTACATACTAGCAAGACATACTGTtcatcttctccttccttctccccagagCAGGAGGTTCCTAAAGAACCTGTTTCAAAGAAGCAGCAGAATTCATCAAAGGGTTTCCATAATTGCTATGGTTCATGTCTTAGCTGTTTAGGTTTATCCCCCTGA